One Primulina eburnea isolate SZY01 chromosome 4, ASM2296580v1, whole genome shotgun sequence genomic window, TTTTCTTATCTTATTGAAGAGTAAACTCGGCTATCTTATAGCCTTACAAAGCAAGCATtgataaaaacaacaaaaaataacaGCCCACGTTTTATCAGATCCTAGAAACGTGGTAAGACTAAAACAAACAAATAACTATCCCTTAACAGTAGGGATTTATTGACTAAGTGGTAACTAACCACTAACGCAACCTAACATCTAGAATAAACAAATCTCAACATTTCCTCCCTTAAACTGAATGTTATGAGCACTCAGTTTATATCCATCTCAGAACAAACTCCCAGTAGCTCTCGCAGGTTCACGAAAACATTCAGCTTGAGTGGTTTATTCATTATATCAGCCAACTGTTCTTGTGTCCCACAATGCACCAGCTCCACCGTACCAGCTTTTGTGAGCTCTCGAAGAAAATGGAAACGTACACCAATGTGCTTACTACGACCATGCATTACTGGGTTCTTTGAGAGTTTGATTGCTGAACTACTATCACAGTGAATAATAGTTGTTTTGCCTTGATTCTGACTCAGCTTTCCCAACACCCTCTTCAACCATATTGCTTGGCATGCACACGAAGCTGCAGCAATAAACTCTGACTCTGTGGTAGATAGACTTACTATTGGTTGCTTTCTTGATGACCAGGATACTGCTCCTGAACTCAATAAAAACACATAGCCTGAAGTACTCTTTCTGTCTTCCAAATCTCCAGCATAGTCACTATCAGTGTACACAGCAAGTTCATCATCTCCTCCCTTCTTATAGAAAATTCCAAAATCAGTTGTCCCTTTCAAATATCTCAGAACCCTTTTTGCTACCTGTAAATGAAACTCAGTAGGATTCTCCATATATCTACTAATAAGACTCACCacaaacataatgtcaggtcgaGTAGCTGTCAGATACATGAGACTACCCACAATATGTTTATAGTAAGTCTTGTCCACCTTGACTCCACCTTCATCCTTCACAAGCTTAAATCCAGGAACAATAGGATTATGGACTGAATTACTTTTGTCCATTCTAAACCATTGCAGCACCTCTAAAGCATATTTCTTTTGACTTATAAAAATACCATCAGATTTTTGCAAAACTTCAAGACCAAGGAAATACCTCATCTTACCAAGATCTGTCATGTCAAACTCATGTTTCAtggaatttttaaattttgtaaaCATTGATTCATCATTCACAGTAAAAATAAGATCATCAACGTAGAGACTTACAATTAATACTTTGCCTTCTGTGCTTGTTTGATGAACAAATTATACTCATATTGACACTTCTCAAAAGCCTTCTTTCATGAAATAGGCCTCTATACGGCTGTACCATGCACGTGGTGCTTGTTTAAGCCCATAGAGTGCCTTCTTTAACTTGTAGACCTTTTGTTCATTTCATTTTTGCTCATAACCACAAGGTTGCTCCACAAAAACCACTTCATTCAGCTTACCATGTAAAAATGCAGACTTCACATCTAACTGATAGATAGTCCACCCTCTTTGAGCTGCAAGTGCTATCACCAATCGAATTGTCTCCATGCGTGCCACAGGTGCAAATACTTCAGTATAGTCTAACCCATGTTGCTGAGTGTACCCTTTTGCTACAAGTCTAGCCTTGTATTTATCAACTTCTCCATTTTCATTAAACTTGGTCTTATAAATCCATTTCACTCCAATATTCTTTGCTCCTTTAGTTAACTCTGTCAATTCCCACGTATCATTATTGTTTATTGCTTCCATTTCTAAATCCATGGCTCTCTTCCATTTCTTACTCTTCACAGCATCTTCAAAATGAATAGCATCAGTAGTGGAAAGCATGGTCAAATGAGCTTCATATTcttcttcagaaattccttccccTGTTTCATAGTCTCTCATCCAGATTGGTGGTCTCTTATTCCTCCCTTCATGTGAGCTAGGAGAGCTTTCTTCGGTCAAGGAATCTGAGGAAAAACTCTCTTCAGCTGCATCTGCATTAGATTCAGAATCAGATTCAGAATTGCTCCCCTCTTCATTGTCAACAAACACAGCTGTGTCCTCCTTACTACCACCACATTCCAAGTCACACACAATGGATTATGCATATTTCTTATCCCAATCCCAATTCTTGTCTTCTTCGAATACAACATCCCTActtattacatttttttttgaaacaggATCATAAAGCCTGTAAGCCTTGGACTCCTCACTAACTCCCAACAAAACACAATTTAAGCTTTTATCATCGAGCTTAGTTCTGTTACTGTCAGGCACATGAACTAGGGAGACACTTCCAAAAACTCGAAAATGCTCAACTGAAGGCTCAACGCCGCTCCAAGCTTATTCTGGTGTCTTGTTTTTCATTGCCACTGTTGGGCTTCGATTCAAGATATGCATACTCCAATTTACTGCTTCAGGCCAGAAAATTTTTGGAAGTTGcttttcaaaaatcatactcCGAACCATATTCATAATAGTTCTATTTTTCCGTTCTGCAACTCCATTCTGTTGTGGTGTGTAGGCAGCTGTCAATTGTCTTCGTATGCCATTTACATTACAAAAATTGATGAACATTTGTGATGTGAACTCCCCTCCTCGATCAGTACGTAATACTCTAATGAACGAGTTTGTCTCTTTCTCAACGTGTATTTTAAAACTCATAAAGACAGCTAAGGCTTCTGACTTTTCTATCAAAAAATAAACCCATGTTTTTCTACTAAAGTCATCAGTGAAAGTAATTAAATACCTCTTCTTGCCATTTGAGATGGGCttgattggtccacaaatatcagcATGCACTAGTTGAAGAATTTGTGAAGCTCTCCAGGTGCTTTTCTTTGGAAATGAGATCCTTTGTTGCTTTCCAACTAAACAAGCCTTACATAGCCTTGAGGAGACTTAAACTGTGGTAAACCATTCACCATCTTCTTCTGCTGAAGAGTCTTTAAGCCCTTAAAGCTCAAGTGTCCATATCTATGATGCCAAAGTTGCACCATTCTTCAGTGATTGTGTTGAAACAAGTAGATGCTATAGGCTGAGATATAGCATACAGTATGAACATTCGATTTGAAGCCATCTTCGTTTCCATTATCAAACCTTTCTCAGGATGAAACACTTTGCATTTTTTCCCTTGAAACAGAATGTTAAGCCCCCTTTCTTGCAATTGCCCAATACTTAGTAAATTGTTCTTCAGCTCCGGCACATAAAATACTCCTGTGATAATCTGTATTCTTCCATTAGCATGTAGTCTTACATTGCCCTTTCCCATTACCACCATACTTGAGTTGTTCCCCAGCTTCACAGAGACTCTGAAACTTTCATCAAAATCTTAGAAGTACTCCTTCTTTCCACACATGTGATTGCTACATCCTGAGTCAAGGAACCACATATCTTCTCCATTTGCCTTATCAACACAAGCCATCAGTAACGTCTCTTCTTCAGTCTCAACATAGTTGGCTTCCTTCTCTTTGCTTGGACATTCCCATTGAAAATGTCCAAGCTTATGACAGGAATAGCACTCCACTGTGGCCTTGTCAAAACTTTGTTTGCCTCGTCCCCTTCCTCTTCCTCTAAGACTTCCACGTCCTCGACCCCTTCCTCCAAGTTGATCTCCATGAGTAATCTTCAAAGCATGTTCTTCTTCCTCATGAGACCTCATGCGTTGTTCATGCACAAGCAGGCTGTTTTGCAACTCATCAATGGTTAAGATATCTATATTCTTAAACTCTTCAATGGAACACACAACATAATCAAACTTTGGAGTCATGGATCGTAAAATCTTTTCAACTACTGCAACATCTCCTTTGTTCTCACCATTTGCTTTCATCTTGTTGGCTATGGCAAGGGTCCGAGCAAAATACTCATTCACAGATTCTCCTGTTTTCATGTGAATAATTTCAAACTCTTTCCGAAGAGCTTGTAAGTGAGCACGCTTTACTTGTGTTGTACCTTGATACTTCTGCTTCAAAGAATGCGATATATTCTTTGTTGTATCCTTGTTGAGGATTGTCTCCAGGACCGAACGATCTATTGCTTGAAATAGATAGTTCTTTGCTTTCAAATCTTTCAACCTCTGATCTTCAATGTTTTTCCTCTGAGCATCTGTGAGACCTTCTGCTGCTGCAGGAATCTCATTCTCCACCAATCCCCAATACTCCTTAGAACGCAAGAAATTTTCCATAAGCATTGCCCAATGATCATAATGCCCATCAAACTTCGGAATTGCTTGCTGCACAAAAGAACTTTCTGCCATAAGACTTTAACCACTATACTCATAGAAGACTGCTGCTTCTAATTTTAATCAGGCCTGTGatgaggctctgataccaaatgttaaGAATGAGAAAAACTTATGAAATGATCAGGAAATTTTGGAGTAAACTTTCCTTATCTTATTTCCTTTGGAGTAAACTTTCCTTATCTTATTGAAGAGTAAACTCGGCTATCTTATAGCCTTACAAAGCAAGCATTgataaaaacaagaaaaaatagCAGCCCACGTTTTATCAGATCCTAGAAACGTGGTAAGACTAAAACAAACAAATAACTATCCCTTAACAGTAGGGATTTATTGACTAAGTGGTAACTAACCACTAACGCAACCTAACATCTAGAATAAACAAATCTCAACACTAAAACTGTCTACTCAAATTTTCAAGTTAATTTTCACTTTAATCTGGCGGATAACAtttgattaatttttcaaaGATTAATGGGCTTCAAACCAATTTCCAACAACTACATTGTCTTCAATTGCtagtaaatattgaaaatcaaagtgatgaaaaaaaaaaaaaaagtcagaACAGATGAAGGAAGCAAATTAATTGTAAAGACGTTAATCAATTATGACGAAAGAAAAAAGATTAGCAGAGTTTATAGTGCAATACAATCGACAACAAAAATTAATGGAGTAATTTGCATTTCGCCCGAACCCTTCATAACTCTTCCGTACCTTTTACCatttttcttgtattttattcAATAACTTTAGTATTGCATGCATATTAATTGCTTAATTTCttaaaatcttttaaacatAGTCTATATATACGATTCCCAAAGGTTTTATTAAATCGATGTGGGACAACTAACACACCCTCTCATGCCTAAGAATGAATATCTGGAGTGTGAAGTTTACAAGACAACAAATGACCCCACTATGGACAattggtgtgctgtcgttgtgccaccaaacttaaattcctactctttaaataaaattaatgaaatggtgagcagggtcgaatccacagggaacgaGGGATAATTCTTTTCGAGTAAAATGCAAATAAAGGGGAGATTTTGgatatgaattaaataaaatattaaaactaaaattataaagcaataaaaaataataaatctaaaCGAGAATTAAATTACCCAACTGATTCAAGGGAATTTTCACTATTCAATTGTGtcactgttcatcggctaaCATATTATTTACTCATGCAGTTACAAGtaattaaccttagaattatagggatagccgctaaaatccttgtgttttcctaatttAATTGATCAAACCCatcatccagtcaaaacttatcaataattaactgggcatgatagcgttccatattaaataaaaatagcattttcgttttgtgaaaaCGGTTAATCCTAAATCcaacaaccgagatagctgcaattgatagattgagtttcgttgatttatttagattaaatatgctATGATAACACAACACACCTAATCTATTGCTACTCATGTACCAATTGTTCATGACAATTATGGATCGATGAATTCATGGATAGcaatagaaaattatatatcaaattaaattgtcagattaatcaacacacaactttcatataaataaattacaaatcaacaaatacttgaacaaaacaCGAATATCAAATTAAATCACAAAAGCCTCACAATGATAAAttgaaatagtaaaaatatcccCTGAATAGAAATAAAACTTAGCCTAAAAGTGTGGAGAGAgttggagagaaaatccttgaGCCCCTTGTTTCTTGTGCGTCACATGGGATTTTTTGGAGAGGAGAGTTGTGAATTTAATGAAATCTGCCGCCTCCCCTCTTTCACGTTAGTTGTGTATGTTCAAAAGACAAATTGGGCCCAAAAATTATAAAAGTCTAATAATCTAAAATTATAACCTAATCACTACAAATAAAAGATATTTAGAAAACATCTTCCAAGAATATAGAgtttttttatggaaaaaacTCTATCTAGTATTCTTCCTTGATATGAAAATTCTTTATCTCACTAGGCAGCCGAAGAGTAgtcataaggcgtggccactccTTGTTCCAATACCTCTTCCGGTTTGGCCATTCTCTTTCAAAACTCTatcttggaaacttcaaatgtgGTAAAATCGTCTTTTTAActcaaatttgctccaagaccgtaaaagttcctcctacaataaaattacacaaagatgtatcaattaaacatatcggagGTTGGAATAATGGGAAATAtgaaaacaaaaatattaaCTATTACGAGCCTATCAACAGTCCAACACATCATAACAGTAGAACTTGGACTTtaataccatgttaagattgagacTTTTTCTTTTAATCCATAACTATTTCTACCACGTTCTTCTCGTCAACCATTGTTCTCTGATTGTTCGCTTACATACGCAGCAATCGGCTCGATGGATGGTTATTAACAATTGCATGAATGGAGCTCTATCCCAGCATCACATTGATGTTATTTTAGGATTTGTTTGTTATTGCAACTTATGTATTTGATTGAAATTTgtgaggcaaaaacttgtgtgagacggtcttacggctcgtattttgtgagatatatctcttatttaggtcatccatgaaaaatattactttttatgctaagagtattaatttttattgtcaatatcggtagggttgactcgtctcacagataaatattcgtgacaccatctcacaaaagacctactcaattTCTCAACTGTTTACTTATGTGGTCAAGTATggtcatttaataattttttagaaactCAAATCCAACAACATCAATTAAATACAGTTTGTTTGTTCTTCATTTATGTAGTTATTCAATCTGGGATCAAATGTTTTCACTTAACTCTAGTTATTCAAAACCCTCAAAACCGTGTGTATCAAATAGAAAGGGAAAGTAGAGTAGTTTAATGGTTTTTTAATTGAACTTTTATTTTTGTGTTTGCATAATAGAAATGAAAATTAACTCATTCAATAATCATATTATGAAAAATTTGTCATCTATTTGTGTATGAAAATGTCAATGACACATGAAATATTCTAAGccaaacatttttaaaataaaaatgtgtttAACACATAGATCATGCATAACACGTGTTGCGTATGCATTGAACGCtagttatatataataatatttttatgtatCGTACATGTGAGATACTCAGGAACAACAAAAACCAATATATTGTGAGTGTGTTTTGAGAATCTTATTTTGAACTCAGTAttatcaatcaaatttttttttaaaaaaaaatgacatcTTTGAATATATCAAGCTAAAAAATATAACCTCAAAATACCTCCCCATGCGGCCATGCCAAAAGCAGTTGACCATGCTTCAAACAGATCTTCATCATCGATTTCTTTTCCTTTGGACGAGCTGCAGCTGGCTCTGCTCTTCAACTCC contains:
- the LOC140829618 gene encoding uncharacterized protein gives rise to the protein MAESSFVQQAIPKFDGHYDHWAMLMENFLRSKEYWGLVENEIPAAAEGLTDAQRKNIEDQRLKDLKAKNYLFQAIDRSVLETILNKDTTKNISHSLKQKYQGTTQVKRAHLQALRKEFEIIHMKTGESVNEYFARTLAIANKMKANGENKGDVAVVEKILRSMTPKFDYVVCSIEEFKNIDILTIDELQNSLLVHEQRMRSHEEEEHALKITHGDQLGGRGRGRGSLRGRGRGRGKQSFDKATVECYSCHKLGHFQWECPSKEKEANYVETEEETLLMACVDKANGEDMWFLDSGCSNHMCGKKEYF